One Castanea sativa cultivar Marrone di Chiusa Pesio chromosome 4, ASM4071231v1 DNA window includes the following coding sequences:
- the LOC142632182 gene encoding 2-alkenal reductase (NADP(+)-dependent)-like, whose amino-acid sequence MASGGGVDEVSNKQVILKDYVSGFPKESDMYLNASGTIKLKVPEGSNAVLVKNLYLSCDPYMRGRMKQPIPGNETYIEPFKPGSPIVGTGVAKVLDSGHPDFKKGDLIWGVTGWEEYSLITATQTLFKIHHTDVPLSYYTGLLGMPGITAYAGFYEICSPKKGEHVFISAASGAVGQLVGQFAKLLGCYVVGSAGSKVKVDLLKNKFGFNEAFNYKEEPDLHAALKRYFPEGIDIYFENVGGKMLDAVLLNMRAHGRIAVCGMISQYNLEHPEGVHNLMTVVGKRVRIEGFMVNEYYHLYPKLLELVLPCIKEGKIKYVEDVAEGLESAPAALIGLFTGRNVGKQVVVVARE is encoded by the exons ATGGCAAGTGGCGGTGGTGTTGACGAAGTGAGCAACAAGCAAGTGATCTTGAAGGACTATGTGTCTGGTTTTCCTAAAGAATCAGACATGTACTTGAACGCTTCTGGTACCATAAAGCTGAAGGTTCCTGAAGGTTCCAATGCTGTTCTTGTGAAGAATCTGTACTTGTCTTGTGATCCCTACATGCGTGGTCGTATGAAACAGCCCATTCCTGGGAATGAGACTTACATCGAACCCTTCAAACCTGGTTCG CCCATTGTTGGAACTGGAGTAGCTAAAGTTTTGGATTCTGGGCATCCAGACTTCAAGAAAGGTGACTTGATTTGGGGAGTGACTGGATGGGAAGAATATAGTCTCATTACAGCAACACAGACTCTGTTTAAAATTCATCACACTGATGTTCCTCTCTCCTACTATACTGGACTTCTTG GTATGCCCGGTATTACTGCTTATGCGGGTTTTTATGAGATTTGCTCTCCTAAGAAAGGAGAGCATGTCTTCATTTCAGCAGCTTCTGGGGCAGTTGGTCAACTTGTAGGACAGTTCGCCAAGCTATTGGGCTGCTATGTCGTTGGAAGTGCTGGAAGCAAAGTAAAG GTTGATTTGCTGAAGAACAAGTTTGGTTTCAACGAGGCCTTCAACTACAAAGAAGAGCCTGACTTACATGCAGCTTTAAAAAG GTACTTTCCAGAAGGcattgatatttattttgagaatgtTGGGGGAAAGATGCTTGATGCAGTGCTACTCAACATGAGGGCCCATGGCCGCATTGCTGTATGTGGGATGATTTCGCAGTACAACCTTGAGCACCCTGAAGGTGTGCACAATTTAATGACTGTGGTTGGGAAACGGGTCCGGATAGAAGGATTCATGGTTAATGAATACTACCACCTCTATCCAAAGCTCCTGGAGTTGGTTCTGCCTTGCATCAAAGAAGGGAAGATTAAGTATGTGGAAGATGTAGCTGAAGGTCTGGAGAGTGCCCCAGCAGCACTGATAGGGCTCTTCACCGGCCGCAATGTTGGAAAGCAGGTAGTGGTAGTTGCTCGTGAATGA